The DNA region TGGGGGGTCGGGAGTGATCGGGGCACGACCTGCTTCTCGCCGGGTCTCGCGAGCCAGGTACTGAGGGGGCCTCCCACGGCGGTGGCGCCGGACGTAGCGTCGTCCACACCAGCTTGACTCTCCTGATGGCGAGTTCCCGGAACGAGTATTTCTGAAGAGCATGGAAGGACGCAGATGAAACAGCGCACCCTCGGAAGCAACGGCCTGGCCGTCTCGGAGATCGGCCTGGGCTGTATGAGCCTCACCGGCGCGTACGGCAGCACCTCGGCGGTGCCTCGCGAGGACGCGATCGCCCTGATCAGGCGGGCCGTCGACCTCGGCGTGACCTTCTTCGACACCGCCGAGGTGTATGGCCCGTTCGCCAACGAAGAGGTGGTCGGCGAGGCGTTGGAGCCGGTGCGCGATCAGGTGAAGATCGCCACCAAGTTCGGCTTCGCCTTCGCCGAGAACGGGATCGAGGGCGGCGGGCTCTGCAGCCGGCCCGACAGCATTCGGCGGGCGGTCGAGAACTCGCTCCGGCGGTTGCGTACGGATCGGATCGATCTCTATTACCAGCACCGCGTCGACACCACAGTCCCGATCGAGGATGTCGCCGGGACCGTCGCCGAACTCATCGAGGCGGGCAAGGTGCTGAACTTCGGCATGTCCGAGGCAGCCGCCGGCACGATCCGCCGAGCGCATGCGGTCCAGCAGGTCTCCGCGGTGCAGAGCGAGTATTCGATGTGGTGGCGGGATCGGGAGCAGGACGTCATCCCGGTGCTCGACGAACTGGGGATCGCTCTGGTGCCGTACAGCCCACTCGGCAAGGGATTCCTGACCGGCACGATCAACACGAGCACCACCTTCGATCCCAGTGACTTCCGTGGTCGGACGCCGCGGTTTCAGGGCGAGGCGCTCGCGTCGAACCTTGCGCTGGTCGAGGTCTTGACGCGAGTTGCTGGTGAGGTGGGCGCCACACCCGCCCAACTGGCGCTGGTCTGGCTGCTCAACCAGCAGCCGTGGATCGTGCCGATCCCCGGCACCAAACGGATCGAGCGATTGGTGGAGAACACAGGCGCCGCCGAGGTCGAGCTGAATGATGCCCAGCTGGCCGAGATCAGGGCGGCGGCCGACA from Microlunatus phosphovorus NM-1 includes:
- a CDS encoding aldo/keto reductase, with the translated sequence MKQRTLGSNGLAVSEIGLGCMSLTGAYGSTSAVPREDAIALIRRAVDLGVTFFDTAEVYGPFANEEVVGEALEPVRDQVKIATKFGFAFAENGIEGGGLCSRPDSIRRAVENSLRRLRTDRIDLYYQHRVDTTVPIEDVAGTVAELIEAGKVLNFGMSEAAAGTIRRAHAVQQVSAVQSEYSMWWRDREQDVIPVLDELGIALVPYSPLGKGFLTGTINTSTTFDPSDFRGRTPRFQGEALASNLALVEVLTRVAGEVGATPAQLALVWLLNQQPWIVPIPGTKRIERLVENTGAAEVELNDAQLAEIRAAADSLTIVGARYPDEQDRMTNQEAPLPQ